One Helicobacter cetorum MIT 00-7128 DNA window includes the following coding sequences:
- a CDS encoding thiamine-phosphate kinase, which produces MDLETHFFKWLKKTPIAKGIGDDGVVLSTSLKERFGVISTNSKDKVLALDLFSEGVHFKREWFSLKALAKKAFLVNISDILCMNAIPKYALLGLSVPKSFSLKECSLLEEGIEEVCLKWGIKLIGGDTISSNTLSFAITMIGETRGRVLYRKGAKKGDLIISSARVGSSYKALHSLLRGGNACKKSRFFQLSFNVGFFKNLTRFISVGLDISDGIYTECNRLSKLNQLDFKLFKKDKRYKSGEEYEWLFCCAPKYKVRLKRLAKRYRANIEILGRVKRGRSNYKDKKWH; this is translated from the coding sequence ATGGACTTAGAGACGCATTTTTTTAAATGGCTTAAAAAAACGCCTATTGCTAAAGGAATAGGCGATGATGGCGTAGTTTTAAGCACTTCTTTAAAAGAGCGTTTTGGAGTTATCTCTACAAATTCTAAAGACAAAGTTTTAGCCTTAGATTTATTTAGTGAGGGGGTGCATTTTAAAAGGGAGTGGTTTTCTTTAAAAGCCCTTGCTAAAAAAGCTTTTTTAGTCAATATTTCTGATATTTTATGCATGAATGCTATACCCAAATACGCTCTTTTGGGCTTGAGTGTGCCAAAAAGCTTTAGCTTAAAAGAATGCTCTCTTTTAGAAGAGGGCATTGAAGAAGTGTGCTTAAAATGGGGGATTAAGCTTATTGGGGGCGATACGATTAGTTCTAATACGCTTAGTTTTGCTATTACGATGATAGGTGAGACTAGGGGGCGAGTGTTGTATAGAAAAGGGGCTAAAAAAGGAGATTTGATTATAAGTAGCGCTAGAGTTGGCTCTAGCTATAAAGCCTTACATTCGCTTTTAAGAGGGGGGAATGCTTGTAAAAAATCTCGCTTTTTTCAATTAAGTTTTAATGTAGGGTTTTTTAAAAATTTGACTCGCTTTATTAGCGTGGGGTTAGATATTTCTGATGGCATTTATACGGAGTGCAATCGGCTTTCTAAACTTAATCAACTAGATTTTAAGCTATTTAAAAAAGATAAGCGTTATAAAAGTGGGGAAGAGTATGAATGGTTGTTTTGCTGCGCGCCTAAATATAAGGTGCGTTTAAAACGATTAGCCAAACGCTATAGGGCTAATATTGAAATCTTGGGGCGTGTTAAAAGAGGGCGTTCAAATTATAAAGATAAGAAGTGGCACTAA
- the nadC gene encoding carboxylating nicotinate-nucleotide diphosphorylase has translation MNIKAFLEHALKEDLGHGDLFERVLEKDFQATAFIRTKENGVFSGEKYALELLKMTGIECVKNINDKECFKPKDTLMEIRGNFSMLLKVERTLLNILQHSSGIATLTRRFVEALNSKKVRLLDTRKTRPLLRSFEKYSVLNGGASNHRLGLDDALMLKDTHLKHVKDLKNFLEHAKKSLPFTAKIEIECESFEEAKNAMSAGADIVMCDNMTTEQTKEIVAYRNTHYPFVLLEASGNISLETIHSYAQSGVDAISVGALIHQATFIDMHMKMS, from the coding sequence ATGAATATCAAAGCCTTTTTAGAACATGCCTTAAAAGAAGATTTGGGGCATGGGGATTTATTTGAAAGGGTGTTAGAAAAAGATTTTCAAGCCACAGCTTTTATTAGGACTAAGGAAAATGGGGTTTTTTCAGGCGAAAAATACGCCTTAGAGTTGCTTAAGATGACAGGCATTGAGTGCGTTAAAAATATTAATGACAAAGAGTGTTTTAAGCCCAAAGACACCTTAATGGAGATTAGGGGGAATTTTAGCATGCTCTTAAAGGTTGAACGCACCCTTTTAAATATTTTGCAACATAGTAGCGGAATCGCTACTTTGACAAGGCGTTTTGTAGAAGCGCTAAATTCTAAAAAAGTGCGTTTGTTAGATACAAGAAAAACAAGACCCCTTTTAAGAAGTTTTGAAAAATATTCGGTGCTAAATGGGGGGGCAAGTAACCACCGCTTAGGTTTAGATGACGCTTTAATGCTTAAAGACACACATTTAAAACATGTGAAAGATTTAAAAAACTTTTTAGAACATGCCAAAAAGAGCTTGCCCTTTACGGCTAAAATTGAAATTGAATGCGAGAGCTTTGAAGAAGCTAAAAACGCTATGAGTGCGGGAGCGGATATTGTGATGTGTGATAACATGACAACCGAACAAACCAAAGAAATTGTAGCCTATAGAAACACGCATTACCCTTTTGTATTATTAGAAGCAAGCGGTAATATCTCACTAGAAACAATTCATTCATACGCTCAAAGTGGCGTGGACGCTATTAGTGTGGGAGCCTTAATCCATCAAGCTACTTTTATTGATATGCATATGAAAATGTCCTAA
- the nadA gene encoding quinolinate synthase NadA: MQTKKDLKASILELLNDLNALMVAHFYQKDEIVELAHHVGDSLELAKKASQSDKNLIVFCGVHFMGESVKALAFEKQVIMPKLSCCSMARMIDSHYYNKSVDLLKEYGIKEFYPITYINSNAEVKAKVAQDNGVVCTSRNAPKIFDYALKQNKKIFFLPDKCLGENLALENDLKSAILGINSKEEIQNADVICYNGFCSVHQLFKLEDIEFYRQKYPDILIAVHPECEPSVVQNADFSGSTSQIIEFVENLSLNQKVAIGTESNLVNRLKAKRNHQNTFILSSSLALCPTMNETTLEDVFEVLKAYKNHRAINTIELKDEVAYYAKIALTKMMELS, translated from the coding sequence ATGCAGACTAAAAAAGATTTAAAAGCTTCTATTTTAGAACTATTGAATGATTTAAACGCCCTAATGGTCGCTCATTTTTATCAAAAAGATGAGATTGTAGAGTTAGCTCATCATGTGGGCGATAGCTTAGAGTTAGCTAAAAAGGCAAGTCAAAGCGATAAAAATCTCATTGTGTTTTGTGGGGTGCATTTTATGGGCGAAAGCGTGAAAGCCCTAGCTTTTGAAAAACAAGTGATTATGCCAAAACTCTCATGCTGTTCTATGGCTAGAATGATAGATAGCCACTACTATAATAAAAGCGTGGATTTATTAAAAGAATATGGCATTAAGGAATTTTATCCTATCACTTATATTAATTCTAATGCTGAAGTCAAAGCTAAAGTCGCACAGGATAATGGCGTGGTATGCACGAGCAGGAACGCCCCTAAAATCTTTGATTATGCCCTAAAACAAAATAAAAAAATCTTTTTTTTACCAGATAAATGTTTAGGCGAAAATTTAGCTCTTGAAAATGACTTAAAGAGTGCGATTTTAGGCATAAATAGTAAAGAAGAAATACAAAACGCCGATGTCATTTGTTATAATGGCTTTTGTTCGGTGCATCAACTCTTCAAACTAGAAGATATAGAATTTTACCGCCAAAAATACCCAGATATTTTAATTGCTGTGCATCCTGAGTGTGAGCCTAGTGTGGTTCAAAACGCTGATTTTAGCGGTTCTACAAGTCAAATCATAGAATTTGTAGAAAATCTAAGCCTAAATCAAAAAGTAGCCATAGGCACTGAAAGCAATTTAGTCAACCGCCTAAAAGCCAAACGAAACCATCAAAACACCTTTATTCTCTCTAGCTCTCTTGCTCTTTGTCCCACTATGAATGAAACAACCTTAGAAGATGTGTTTGAAGTGCTAAAAGCCTATAAAAACCATAGAGCTATCAACACCATTGAATTAAAAGATGAAGTAGCGTATTATGCCAAAATCGCTTTAACTAAAATGATGGAGTTATCATAA
- a CDS encoding phosphatidylserine decarboxylase, translating into MVALSNTLSRVFGSFAHYEFPPFIQKQINALYVKIFKIDLSEFEPLENYKSLNALFTRSLKKERDFDTSLNTLIAPCDSLITECKVLEDNQALQIKGMFYYANELVGEDKPLDNSYSYMNFYLSPKDYHHYHAPCDLEILEARYFPGKLLPVNMPSLYKNKNLFVGNERVVLVARDVKGNKLYFVAVGALNVGKMRFLFDERIQTNAKNMGITKKIQKYSYNSPILIKKAQLLGNFEMGSTIVIFAQNIAFKELREKCVKFGESIGEFNAD; encoded by the coding sequence ATAGTGGCTTTAAGCAATACTCTTTCAAGGGTTTTTGGCTCTTTTGCTCACTATGAGTTCCCCCCCTTTATCCAAAAACAAATCAATGCCCTTTATGTCAAAATCTTTAAAATTGATTTGAGCGAATTTGAGCCTTTAGAAAACTATAAGAGTTTGAACGCCCTTTTCACTCGCTCTTTAAAAAAAGAACGAGATTTTGATACTAGCTTAAATACCTTAATTGCGCCATGTGATTCCCTCATTACTGAATGCAAAGTTTTAGAAGATAATCAAGCCTTACAGATTAAGGGCATGTTCTATTATGCAAATGAATTGGTGGGTGAAGATAAGCCTTTGGATAATTCTTATTCTTATATGAATTTTTATCTCTCGCCTAAGGATTATCACCACTACCACGCCCCTTGTGATTTAGAAATTTTAGAGGCTCGTTATTTTCCGGGTAAATTATTGCCGGTTAATATGCCTTCGCTATACAAAAACAAGAATTTATTTGTGGGTAATGAGCGAGTGGTGCTTGTTGCAAGAGATGTTAAAGGCAATAAGTTATATTTTGTAGCTGTTGGGGCGTTAAATGTTGGTAAAATGCGCTTTTTATTTGATGAGCGTATCCAAACTAATGCCAAAAATATGGGCATAACTAAAAAAATTCAAAAATATAGCTATAATTCCCCCATTTTAATTAAAAAAGCACAACTTTTAGGGAATTTTGAAATGGGTTCTACTATAGTAATCTTTGCTCAAAACATAGCCTTTAAAGAATTAAGGGAAAAATGCGTGAAGTTTGGAGAAAGTATAGGGGAATTTAATGCAGACTAA
- a CDS encoding DUF6115 domain-containing protein codes for MLATNDLVMIVLGAILLVLVCLVGYLYFKEKEFYHKMRRLEKTLDESYQENYVHSKRLKELEGRLENVAIEQNGKDDSALRTTLSHLYNQLQEIQKSMDKERDYLEEKIIVLENKFKDMGHYAGSDEINEKQVLKMYQNGFSVESISKEFKVSKGEIEFILNMAGLK; via the coding sequence ATGTTGGCAACAAATGATTTGGTTATGATAGTTTTAGGGGCTATTTTATTGGTTTTAGTATGTTTGGTGGGGTATTTATATTTTAAGGAAAAAGAGTTTTATCATAAGATGAGGCGCTTGGAAAAAACCTTAGATGAGTCCTATCAAGAAAATTATGTCCATTCTAAGCGACTGAAAGAATTAGAGGGGCGCTTAGAAAATGTAGCTATAGAGCAAAATGGCAAAGATGATAGTGCCCTTAGAACCACTCTGTCGCATCTGTATAATCAATTGCAAGAAATCCAAAAGTCTATGGATAAAGAGCGTGATTATTTAGAAGAAAAAATCATTGTTTTAGAGAATAAGTTTAAAGATATGGGGCATTATGCAGGAAGTGATGAGATTAATGAAAAGCAAGTTTTGAAAATGTATCAAAATGGCTTTAGTGTGGAATCTATTTCTAAGGAATTTAAAGTGAGTAAGGGCGAAATTGAATTTATACTCAATATGGCAGGGTTAAAATAG
- the mqnP gene encoding menaquinone biosynthesis prenyltransferase MqnP: MKALSELVALEHTIFSSMFLFIAMVVSSYQKNQTLFFGIEILILCSLALLSARNFAMGFNRLVDRDIDKDNPRTKNRPSVDGRISVKSMVIFSFSNALLFVVVSYCINTLAFKLSLPFLIILGGYSYFKRFSSLAHFIVGLALGLAPIAGSVAILGAIPLWNVFLALGVMLWVAGFDLLYSLQDMEFDKKRGLHSIPSKLGEEWCLNFSRLSHLLALICWLGFVKNYDGGLFAYLGLGVSALILLYEQILVTRDYKNIPKAFFVSNGYLGVIFFIFIVLDVGLKHA, from the coding sequence ATCAAAGCCTTAAGTGAATTAGTCGCTTTAGAACACACCATATTTTCTAGCATGTTCTTGTTTATAGCTATGGTTGTTAGCTCGTATCAAAAAAATCAAACGCTCTTTTTTGGCATAGAGATTTTAATCCTTTGCTCTTTGGCATTATTAAGTGCAAGAAACTTTGCTATGGGGTTTAACCGCTTAGTAGATAGAGACATTGACAAAGATAATCCAAGAACCAAAAATCGCCCCAGTGTAGATGGAAGAATTAGTGTTAAAAGCATGGTTATTTTTAGTTTTTCAAACGCTCTTTTATTTGTGGTTGTGAGTTATTGCATTAATACTTTAGCCTTTAAGCTCTCTTTACCCTTTTTAATCATCTTAGGGGGGTATTCGTATTTCAAACGCTTTTCTTCTTTGGCTCATTTTATCGTGGGTTTAGCACTAGGACTAGCCCCCATTGCTGGAAGTGTGGCAATCTTAGGAGCTATTCCTTTATGGAATGTCTTTTTAGCTTTGGGGGTTATGCTATGGGTGGCTGGATTTGACTTATTGTATTCTTTACAAGATATGGAGTTTGACAAAAAAAGGGGCTTACATTCCATTCCAAGCAAGTTAGGTGAAGAGTGGTGCTTAAATTTTTCAAGGCTCTCACACCTTCTAGCTCTAATATGCTGGCTAGGTTTTGTGAAAAACTATGATGGGGGGCTTTTTGCGTATTTAGGCTTAGGAGTTTCAGCTTTGATTTTATTGTATGAGCAAATCTTAGTAACTAGAGATTATAAAAATATTCCTAAAGCCTTTTTTGTGAGTAATGGCTATTTGGGGGTTATCTTTTTTATTTTTATTGTTCTTGATGTGGGGTTAAAACATGCATGA
- a CDS encoding DUF502 domain-containing protein, producing MNTILRLMGKGILVLLPIIILLWLLSFVYSFVKNFIEIIFNTTANSLSATMGILFLSALLLVYVGRLFEKNKEFLLIKASEYIISKIPIIGSVYGALKDMIGVFSGKGGMEYLGVVYVEFGGSEVIGFITKKEEDESCWVFIPTTPNPISGLLLKIPKEKMKLTDLSVSQGLRKVISLGIK from the coding sequence GTGAATACCATATTACGGCTTATGGGTAAGGGCATTTTGGTGCTACTGCCGATTATCATTTTGTTGTGGTTATTATCCTTTGTCTATAGCTTTGTGAAAAATTTCATAGAAATTATTTTTAACACGACCGCAAATAGCTTGAGTGCGACCATGGGCATTTTATTTTTAAGTGCGTTATTATTAGTGTATGTGGGGCGTTTGTTTGAAAAAAACAAAGAGTTTTTGCTTATCAAGGCTTCTGAATACATCATTAGCAAGATTCCTATCATTGGCTCAGTATATGGGGCTTTAAAAGATATGATAGGAGTATTTTCTGGTAAGGGGGGCATGGAATATTTAGGGGTAGTTTATGTAGAATTTGGGGGGAGTGAAGTCATAGGCTTTATTACCAAGAAAGAAGAAGATGAATCTTGTTGGGTTTTTATTCCTACAACCCCAAACCCTATTTCAGGGCTGTTATTAAAAATCCCTAAAGAAAAAATGAAATTGACTGATTTGAGCGTGTCTCAAGGTTTAAGAAAAGTCATTTCGTTAGGAATTAAATAA
- a CDS encoding ComEC/Rec2 family competence protein, with translation MKTTSFKGAFDLLTTPKESLVCFVILGLLFAFNLYLEYSNYKKLDFSKPMSFNAQILLQYPKMKNQKSYFVLKLKSAQGHIFYTTTKEPLKNLQYRYARFFGKVMPCNFLQSLKSCYFHTYSFSLLHKQDFKAHLRNFIDSMHSNDFISNLYRALFLGDSLNKDLRDRANSLGINHLLAISGFHLGILSATLYFLLSLFYKPLQNRYFPYRNAFFDVGVLVWVFMLGYLVLLDFLPSFFRAFLMGLLGFLACFFGIRLLSFKLLILASLIAIALLPKLLFSVGFLLSVCGVWYIFLFLKHAKAFFKDNSLLRRFIQAISLSVLVFFNMLIVVHAFFPMFSFYQLLSIPLGFVFVVFFPLSLFLHAINLGHLLDNFLNTPLEIPTISIHTPLWLLGVFLCLTLLSVRFFKAYLSMNILSVSFFLYCCYQYIIMPSLIVGN, from the coding sequence TTGAAAACCACATCTTTTAAGGGGGCGTTTGATTTACTCACAACCCCCAAAGAGAGCTTAGTATGTTTTGTCATTTTAGGCTTATTGTTTGCTTTTAATCTCTATTTAGAATACTCTAATTACAAAAAACTTGATTTTTCAAAGCCCATGAGTTTCAACGCTCAAATTTTATTGCAATACCCTAAGATGAAAAACCAAAAATCTTATTTTGTCTTAAAACTCAAATCCGCTCAAGGTCATATTTTTTACACCACTACAAAAGAGCCTTTAAAAAATCTTCAATACCGCTACGCACGATTTTTTGGTAAGGTTATGCCTTGTAATTTTTTGCAATCTTTGAAATCATGCTATTTTCACACCTATTCTTTTTCTTTATTGCACAAGCAAGATTTTAAAGCTCATTTACGCAATTTTATTGATAGCATGCATTCAAACGACTTTATCAGCAATTTGTATCGGGCGTTGTTTTTGGGCGATAGTCTGAATAAAGATTTAAGAGATAGGGCTAATTCTTTAGGCATTAACCACCTACTAGCCATTAGTGGGTTTCATTTAGGCATTTTGAGTGCCACACTTTATTTTCTTTTGTCTCTCTTTTATAAGCCCTTGCAAAATCGCTATTTTCCCTATAGGAACGCCTTTTTTGATGTGGGGGTTTTAGTCTGGGTTTTTATGCTAGGTTATTTAGTGCTATTAGATTTTTTGCCATCTTTTTTTAGGGCGTTTTTAATGGGCTTACTAGGGTTTTTAGCATGCTTTTTTGGCATAAGGCTACTAAGTTTCAAGCTCTTGATTTTAGCAAGCCTTATCGCCATTGCCCTACTACCTAAATTGCTTTTTAGTGTGGGGTTTTTGCTCTCAGTTTGTGGGGTGTGGTATATCTTTTTATTTTTAAAACATGCGAAAGCTTTTTTTAAAGATAACTCTCTTTTAAGGCGATTTATTCAAGCCATAAGCTTAAGCGTTTTGGTGTTTTTTAACATGCTTATTGTTGTGCATGCCTTTTTTCCTATGTTTTCATTTTATCAACTCCTTAGCATTCCTTTAGGCTTTGTTTTTGTGGTGTTTTTTCCTTTGAGTTTATTCTTGCATGCAATCAATTTGGGGCATCTATTAGATAATTTTTTAAATACGCCTTTAGAAATTCCTACTATTTCAATTCATACACCTTTGTGGCTCTTAGGGGTGTTTTTGTGCTTAACACTTCTTAGTGTTCGTTTTTTTAAAGCCTATTTAAGCATGAATATTTTAAGCGTTAGCTTTTTCTTGTATTGTTGCTATCAATATATTATAATGCCTAGTTTAATTGTAGGGAATTAA
- a CDS encoding replicative DNA helicase gives MELEQLQRLQNIERIVLSGIVFANDKIQEVHSILEPSDFYYPPNGLFFEIALKLYEERYPIDENFIRQKMPSDKQISEEDLLAIFAASPMDNIEAYVEEIKNASIKRKLFSLANTIREKSLESPQKSSDILNAVEQEVYALLNGSTIDGFRDIKEVLSSTMKMITENMEKGSLEVTGVPTGFAQLDSYTTGFNKGNLVIIGGRPAMGKTSLMMNMVLAALNEDKGVAVFSLEMDAEDLAIRALSDLTSINMSDLRSGRLDDNQWEILAKRFDEFSQKKLYFYDKSYVRIEQIRLQLRKLKAQHKDLEIAFIDYLQLMSGSKAKINRERHEQVAEISRELKTLARELGISIVALVQLNRALEGRDDKRPILSDIKDSGGIEQDADIVLFVYRDYWYRIQAENNKIDKLKREGKVEEAETLRLKVDEERRLHKQNGSVEDAEIIVAKNRNGATGTVYTRYNAPLTRYEDISIDTTHLEEQETQINIMPI, from the coding sequence ATGGAATTAGAACAATTACAACGATTGCAAAACATTGAACGCATTGTGCTTTCAGGCATTGTGTTTGCTAATGATAAGATTCAAGAAGTTCATAGCATTTTAGAGCCTAGCGATTTTTACTATCCGCCTAATGGCTTGTTTTTTGAAATCGCCTTAAAACTCTATGAAGAAAGATACCCTATTGATGAGAATTTTATCCGTCAAAAAATGCCAAGCGATAAGCAAATCAGCGAAGAAGATTTGCTCGCTATTTTTGCCGCAAGTCCTATGGATAATATTGAAGCTTATGTAGAAGAGATTAAAAACGCTTCCATTAAACGCAAGCTTTTTAGTTTAGCTAATACCATTAGAGAAAAATCCTTAGAAAGCCCACAAAAATCTAGTGATATTCTAAACGCTGTAGAACAAGAAGTCTATGCTTTATTAAATGGTAGCACGATAGATGGTTTTAGGGATATTAAAGAAGTGCTTAGTAGCACTATGAAAATGATTACAGAAAACATGGAAAAAGGGAGCTTAGAAGTTACAGGTGTGCCGACTGGATTTGCCCAACTAGATAGCTATACCACCGGATTTAATAAGGGGAATTTAGTCATTATTGGGGGGAGACCTGCTATGGGTAAAACAAGTTTGATGATGAACATGGTTTTAGCCGCTCTTAATGAGGATAAGGGGGTAGCGGTTTTTAGCTTGGAAATGGATGCAGAAGATTTAGCTATAAGGGCTTTGTCTGATTTAACTTCTATTAACATGAGCGATTTAAGAAGTGGAAGACTTGATGATAATCAATGGGAAATTTTAGCCAAACGATTTGATGAGTTTTCTCAAAAAAAACTCTATTTTTATGATAAAAGTTATGTGAGAATAGAACAAATCCGCTTGCAACTAAGAAAGCTTAAAGCCCAGCATAAGGACTTAGAAATTGCCTTTATTGACTACTTGCAACTGATGTCAGGGAGCAAGGCTAAAATAAATAGAGAACGCCATGAGCAAGTCGCTGAGATTTCAAGGGAGCTTAAAACTCTAGCTAGGGAATTAGGAATTTCTATTGTAGCGTTAGTGCAACTTAATCGTGCTTTAGAAGGTAGAGATGACAAACGCCCCATACTTTCGGATATTAAAGATAGTGGGGGGATTGAACAAGATGCGGATATTGTTTTATTTGTGTATAGAGATTATTGGTATAGGATTCAAGCTGAAAACAATAAAATAGACAAACTCAAAAGAGAAGGCAAGGTTGAAGAAGCAGAGACTTTGCGTTTAAAGGTTGATGAAGAAAGGCGTCTTCACAAACAAAATGGAAGTGTAGAAGATGCTGAAATCATTGTGGCTAAAAACAGAAATGGGGCTACAGGAACGGTTTATACACGCTATAACGCTCCGCTCACTCGCTATGAAGACATCTCTATAGATACCACTCATTTAGAAGAGCAAGAAACTCAAATCAATATCATGCCCATTTGA
- a CDS encoding bifunctional ADP-dependent NAD(P)H-hydrate dehydratase/NAD(P)H-hydrate epimerase, with protein MRSVYEKVDFLDKRAVEELQLSEDILMENASIALEKAVFKNAPLNSKVIILCGSGDNGGDGYALARRLVGHFRVLVFEMRPPKSPMCQLQKERALKIGVEIKKYNPLDDLECDVLIDCVIGSHFKGELNSSLINCFESLSKKAKFKIACDIPSGIDIQGRISQGAFQATMTISMGALKACLLSDRAKDYVGELEVGHLGVASSVYETKTDTFLLEKSDLRLPLRKHKNAHKGDYGHAHVLLGKHSGAGLISAMSALSFGAGVVSIQVLECEINPSNKPLELVFCENFPNKLSAFALGMGLEVMPKDFNQWLELAPCVLDAGAFYHKEILQALDYEVILTPHPKEFLSLLGLMGVKISMQELLDNKLKIARAFSKDYPKVVLLLKGANTIIAHQGQVFINNLGSVALAKAGSGDVLAGLIVSLLSQNYSPIEASINASLAHALASLEFKNNYALTPLDLIEKIKILSKDKEWN; from the coding sequence ATGCGCTCAGTGTATGAAAAAGTAGATTTCTTAGACAAAAGAGCTGTTGAAGAATTGCAATTAAGCGAAGATATTTTAATGGAAAACGCTTCTATAGCTTTAGAAAAGGCGGTTTTTAAAAACGCTCCCTTAAATTCTAAAGTCATTATACTATGTGGGAGTGGGGATAATGGGGGCGATGGCTATGCGTTAGCCAGACGCTTAGTGGGGCATTTTAGAGTGCTAGTTTTTGAAATGAGACCCCCAAAAAGCCCTATGTGTCAATTACAAAAAGAAAGGGCGTTAAAAATAGGGGTAGAAATAAAAAAATATAACCCATTAGATGATTTAGAATGCGATGTGTTAATAGATTGTGTTATAGGGAGTCATTTTAAGGGCGAATTAAATTCGTCTCTAATTAATTGTTTTGAAAGCCTTTCTAAAAAAGCAAAATTTAAAATCGCTTGTGATATTCCTAGCGGGATAGATATTCAAGGTAGAATCTCTCAAGGGGCGTTTCAAGCAACTATGACTATAAGCATGGGAGCTTTAAAAGCATGTTTATTAAGTGATAGGGCTAAGGATTATGTGGGGGAATTAGAAGTAGGGCATTTAGGCGTTGCTTCTAGTGTTTATGAGACAAAGACAGACACCTTTTTATTAGAAAAAAGCGATTTGAGATTACCCCTAAGGAAGCACAAAAACGCTCATAAAGGCGATTATGGGCATGCACATGTGCTTTTAGGTAAGCATAGTGGAGCAGGGCTAATTAGTGCGATGAGTGCATTAAGTTTTGGAGCAGGAGTTGTGAGTATTCAAGTCTTAGAATGTGAGATTAATCCTAGTAATAAGCCTTTAGAATTAGTCTTTTGTGAGAATTTTCCTAACAAGCTTAGTGCGTTTGCTTTAGGGATGGGATTAGAAGTAATGCCAAAGGATTTTAATCAGTGGCTTGAACTTGCCCCATGTGTTTTAGATGCTGGGGCTTTTTATCACAAAGAAATTTTACAAGCCCTAGATTATGAAGTAATACTTACCCCACACCCTAAAGAATTTTTATCACTTTTAGGGCTTATGGGGGTCAAAATAAGCATGCAAGAATTATTGGATAATAAGCTAAAGATTGCAAGGGCTTTTTCTAAAGATTACCCAAAGGTTGTGTTGCTTTTAAAGGGAGCTAATACTATTATCGCTCATCAAGGGCAAGTTTTTATTAACAATTTAGGGAGTGTTGCTCTAGCAAAAGCAGGGAGTGGTGATGTGTTAGCCGGACTGATTGTTAGCTTACTTTCTCAAAATTATTCGCCAATAGAAGCTAGTATTAATGCGAGTTTGGCCCATGCATTAGCAAGCTTAGAGTTTAAAAATAACTACGCTTTAACACCCCTAGATTTGATAGAAAAGATTAAAATATTATCAAAGGATAAAGAATGGAATTAG